A part of Streptomyces sp. NBC_01210 genomic DNA contains:
- a CDS encoding ROK family transcriptional regulator, which translates to MAERDRRTVRDLRRGNRARVLQRLYFDGPLSRQELGPATGLSSGSISNVVSELVAEGVLEEAGVVDSDGGRPRTLLRVTPGGGLVIGIDIGETRVRVELFDLSLTELARTESPLAQHGYDVERIVAHVRTGVFDVLRDADADATSLLGIGIGVPGIIEQDTPDGAVVHGQTIGWSAVPFEKLLRAAVELPPEVPLFIDNGARTLGQAEMWFGGGRGAREAAVALIGSGVGACVVHAATPDENASSSALEWGHTTVRIRGRRCRCGSLGCLEAYAGAEALRERWQEAGGPPAADVDDEAGLAALLSAAFPGPDGPEPDPVALSLLDDTAEYLGAAVADLINLFRPERILLGGWAGLLLGPHLLPEVRRYAGEYALRHAGARTTIELGQLGPDAVTVGAATLPLADFLARGGSRPPAVTRATVRGS; encoded by the coding sequence ATGGCGGAGCGCGACAGACGGACAGTGCGCGACCTGCGGCGCGGCAACCGCGCCCGGGTACTGCAACGGTTGTATTTCGACGGCCCGTTGAGCCGCCAGGAGCTCGGCCCCGCTACCGGGCTGAGTTCAGGATCCATCAGCAACGTCGTCTCGGAGCTCGTCGCCGAGGGAGTGCTGGAGGAGGCCGGAGTGGTCGACTCCGACGGCGGCCGCCCGCGCACCCTGCTGCGCGTCACCCCCGGCGGCGGACTGGTGATCGGCATCGACATCGGCGAGACCCGCGTACGTGTCGAACTCTTCGACCTCTCGCTCACCGAACTCGCCCGCACCGAAAGCCCGCTGGCCCAGCACGGCTACGACGTCGAGCGCATCGTCGCCCATGTCCGCACCGGCGTCTTTGACGTCCTGCGGGACGCGGACGCAGACGCGACGAGTCTTCTCGGCATCGGGATCGGCGTCCCCGGAATCATCGAACAGGACACCCCCGACGGCGCGGTCGTACACGGCCAGACCATCGGCTGGAGCGCGGTGCCCTTCGAGAAGCTCCTCCGCGCCGCCGTCGAACTGCCCCCAGAAGTACCGCTGTTCATCGACAACGGCGCCAGGACGCTCGGCCAGGCCGAAATGTGGTTCGGCGGCGGCCGCGGCGCCCGCGAGGCCGCCGTCGCGCTCATCGGCTCCGGAGTCGGCGCCTGTGTCGTGCACGCCGCCACGCCCGACGAGAACGCCAGCAGCAGTGCGCTCGAATGGGGCCATACGACCGTACGGATCCGGGGACGACGGTGCCGCTGCGGCTCTCTCGGCTGTCTGGAGGCGTACGCGGGCGCGGAAGCGCTGCGCGAACGCTGGCAGGAGGCGGGCGGACCGCCGGCGGCCGACGTCGACGACGAGGCCGGGCTGGCCGCGCTGCTCTCCGCGGCCTTCCCCGGCCCGGACGGCCCCGAGCCCGACCCGGTGGCACTCTCACTGCTCGACGACACCGCCGAGTACCTGGGTGCGGCCGTCGCCGACCTGATCAACCTCTTCCGGCCCGAACGCATCCTGCTCGGCGGTTGGGCCGGACTGCTGCTCGGCCCGCACCTCCTCCCCGAAGTGCGCCGGTACGCGGGGGAGTACGCTCTGCGCCACGCAGGCGCCCGCACCACCATCGAACTGGGACAGCTCGGTCCGGACGCGGTCACCGTCGGCGCTGCGACACTGCCGCTCGCCGACTTCCTGGCGCGTGGCGGCAGTCGGCCGCCGGCCGTCACCCGGGCCACAGTGCGCGGGAGCTGA
- a CDS encoding transglycosylase family protein: MAATGRHRRYQPSRINRASLTVTAGGAGMALPLIGAGTTHAASVDVWEKVASCESTNNWKINTGNGYYGGLQFTQSTWEAYGGREFAPRADLAGKDQQIAIAERVLKGQGPGAWPVCSTRAGLTRGGDAPDIAPARRLAPQSEHRYERKAAPKKATPTTVPTHREGYTVARGDSLSKIADSEQVRGGWHQLYAQNRTVVGPDPDLIHPGQKLILRVEAPKPDPRPDPTAAPAKQKPKDRPKQQAPKQERPKKQAPKKQAPKQVHAAKPAHRSGLSAPVQASPGTPYGKPGSAWASGYHTGLDFPVPTGTSVKAVASGRVVSAGWGGAYGYQVVIRHADGKYSQYAHLSALTVRSGQQVSSGQRIARSGSTGNSSGPHLHFEVRTGPGYGSDIDPVAYLRSGGVSV; this comes from the coding sequence ATGGCCGCAACCGGTCGGCACCGTCGATACCAGCCGAGCCGCATCAACCGTGCTTCTCTCACTGTCACGGCGGGCGGTGCGGGCATGGCTCTGCCGCTCATCGGCGCGGGCACGACCCATGCTGCCTCGGTGGACGTCTGGGAGAAGGTCGCGTCCTGCGAGTCCACCAACAACTGGAAGATCAACACCGGCAACGGCTACTACGGCGGGCTGCAGTTCACCCAGTCCACCTGGGAGGCGTACGGGGGCAGGGAGTTCGCCCCGCGCGCGGATCTCGCCGGCAAGGACCAGCAGATAGCCATCGCCGAGAGGGTCCTCAAGGGCCAGGGGCCCGGGGCCTGGCCCGTCTGCTCCACCCGCGCCGGGCTCACCCGTGGCGGTGACGCCCCCGACATCGCACCGGCGAGGCGATTAGCGCCGCAGAGTGAGCACAGATACGAACGCAAGGCAGCGCCGAAGAAGGCCACGCCGACCACCGTGCCCACACATCGCGAGGGCTACACGGTCGCCCGCGGCGACTCACTCTCCAAGATCGCGGACTCCGAGCAGGTCAGGGGCGGCTGGCATCAGCTGTACGCACAGAACCGCACCGTCGTCGGCCCCGACCCCGACCTCATCCACCCGGGCCAGAAGCTGATCCTGCGCGTCGAGGCTCCCAAGCCCGACCCGAGGCCCGACCCGACCGCTGCGCCGGCCAAGCAGAAGCCGAAGGACCGGCCCAAGCAGCAGGCGCCGAAGCAGGAGCGGCCCAAGAAGCAGGCTCCCAAGAAGCAGGCGCCCAAGCAGGTGCACGCGGCCAAGCCCGCGCACCGGAGCGGACTCAGCGCCCCCGTGCAAGCGAGCCCCGGCACCCCCTACGGCAAGCCCGGCTCCGCCTGGGCCAGTGGCTACCACACCGGCTTGGATTTCCCGGTCCCCACCGGCACCTCGGTGAAGGCCGTCGCCTCCGGCCGCGTCGTCTCGGCCGGCTGGGGTGGCGCGTACGGCTATCAGGTCGTCATCCGCCACGCGGACGGCAAGTACAGCCAGTACGCGCACCTGTCGGCGCTCACCGTGCGCTCCGGCCAGCAGGTCAGCAGCGGTCAGCGGATCGCACGCTCGGGTTCCACCGGCAACAGCTCAGGGCCGCATCTCCATTTCGAGGTGCGTACGGGTCCCGGATACGGGTCCGACATCGATCCCGTCGCCTACCTCAGATCGGGTGGCGTCTCCGTCTGA
- a CDS encoding DMT family transporter, with translation MSSLALAVVLSLVSAVAYAAGAITQEHVAASTSARPYAPLHHAAWWGAVALNGLGAVLHVMALAYGPLSLVQPLGALTIVFALPMAALFVRRRAGAAAWRGAIMATVGLAGLLALTGTSTSHSLDGGQRGVLAAATFVGVALLFLAAQTVNRPIIRSVLLAAAAGVAFGIASVFTKTVAVDWTWSAPLDQWPSLLVIAALACGGLLLSQSSYHGAGLAAPLATVTVVNPVVAAAVGITMFGETFRYGVPGTVFALGFGVVAAGGLMLLTTERIKATRAEAESPAEADARKRPSQQPVRRSEPRMRHVEPRGRHIPPHGRPSDGDATRSEVGDGIDVGPVSGTRTHLEMEMRP, from the coding sequence ATGAGTTCCCTCGCGCTGGCCGTGGTGCTGTCACTGGTCTCCGCGGTCGCTTATGCGGCCGGGGCGATCACGCAGGAGCATGTGGCTGCCTCCACCTCGGCACGGCCGTACGCACCGCTGCACCACGCCGCATGGTGGGGCGCCGTCGCTCTCAACGGGCTCGGCGCCGTGCTGCATGTGATGGCGCTGGCGTACGGGCCGCTGAGCCTGGTCCAGCCGCTCGGCGCGCTGACAATCGTCTTCGCGCTGCCGATGGCGGCGCTGTTCGTACGGCGCAGGGCGGGGGCCGCCGCCTGGCGCGGCGCGATCATGGCGACCGTCGGGCTGGCCGGGCTGTTGGCGCTGACCGGCACATCCACCTCCCACTCGTTGGACGGCGGGCAGCGCGGGGTGCTGGCCGCCGCGACCTTCGTCGGTGTGGCGCTGCTCTTCCTGGCCGCCCAGACCGTGAACCGGCCGATCATCCGCAGTGTGCTGCTCGCCGCCGCCGCGGGTGTGGCCTTCGGTATCGCCTCGGTGTTCACCAAAACCGTCGCGGTGGACTGGACGTGGTCCGCGCCGCTCGACCAGTGGCCGAGCCTGCTGGTGATCGCCGCCCTGGCCTGCGGTGGTCTGCTGCTCTCCCAGTCCTCCTACCACGGCGCGGGACTCGCTGCCCCGCTGGCCACGGTCACGGTCGTCAATCCGGTGGTGGCGGCCGCTGTCGGCATCACGATGTTCGGTGAGACCTTCCGGTACGGCGTGCCGGGCACCGTGTTCGCGCTCGGCTTCGGTGTCGTGGCGGCGGGCGGGCTGATGCTGCTGACGACGGAGCGGATCAAGGCGACGCGCGCGGAGGCGGAATCACCGGCGGAGGCGGACGCGCGGAAACGCCCCTCGCAACAGCCGGTCCGCCGATCGGAACCGCGGATGCGCCATGTGGAACCCCGAGGGCGCCACATACCTCCGCACGGGCGCCCGTCAGACGGAGACGCCACCCGATCTGAGGTAGGCGACGGGATCGATGTCGGACCCGTATCCGGGACCCGTACGCACCTCGAAATGGAGATGCGGCCCTGA